One part of the Mytilus trossulus isolate FHL-02 chromosome 11, PNRI_Mtr1.1.1.hap1, whole genome shotgun sequence genome encodes these proteins:
- the LOC134690047 gene encoding perlucin-like protein, whose translation MMYICILCFLVYGWPLVASECQLGWIQFGNKCYFFSSDSRTWVAASSVCRAHSAELVIIDTEQENAFIAAEISKLTGEFWLDGTDQFLEGKWEWASTAQPFSYSNWYPGEPNDRNGEDCLITNDFHNSYWTDVACTRLQTYICERR comes from the exons ATGATGTACATTTGTATCTTATGTTTCTTGG TTTATGGATGGCCATTAGTTGCCTCAGAATGCCAACTTGGATGGATACAGTTTGGAAACAAGTGTTACTTCTTTAGTTCTGATTCAAGAACCTGGGTTGCAGCATCG tccGTGTGTAGAGCACACTCAGCTGAATTGGTAATCATCGATACAGAACAGGAAAATGCATTCATTGCTGCAGAAATTTCCAAACTGACAG GCGAATTCTGGTTGGACGGAACTGACCAATTTTTGGAGGGTAAATGGGAGTGGGCATCAACAGCACAGCCGTTCTCGTACTCAAACTGGTATCCAGGAGAACCAAACGATAGAAATGGAGAAGACTGCCTTATAACAAACGACTTTCATAATAGTTACTGGACTGATGTAGCTTGCACTCGACTTCAAACATATATCTGTGAAAGAaggtaa